Proteins encoded by one window of Phytohabitans houttuyneae:
- a CDS encoding N-acetylmuramoyl-L-alanine amidase: MPYLTTRIALTTAVVGAATLMPAAAVPASSPTQDTRQQEYAAAAEQHGVPESVLLAVSYLESRWDTNAGTPSTSGGFGPMHLTDAEYVMSLPTGNHHDHDGEDPRGDAARPARNVDSGGVAAPAPQALQTLDRAAAITGASEADLRTTPAANIAGGAALLASYQRSIGGPAGSASDPAAWYGAVASYSGADSADAAAAFADEVFATMRSGVARVTDDGQQVTLAARDVAPARSWLSRLGLRKLARPDGLECPTDISCEWIPAPYQDLGGGDYGNHDKGNRPQQQKIEYIVIHDTEGYFQPSVDLVLDPTYVSWHYTLRSVDGHIAQHLKAKDVGWHAGNWYVNAKAIGLEHEGFAAQGTWYTEAMYRTSAKLVRHLALRLGIPLDRNHIIGHDNVPGTVPSTVRGMHWDPGPYWDWSHYFDLLKAPFHTTGWPGSGLVTIDPDFAANKPAFVGCSGGATVPCPPRGSSAVILRTAPDASAPLVKDVGLRPGGEDATMQISDHGARVSAGQTYAVADRQGDWTAIWYLGQKAWFHNPRSAPAAKWATGLIVTPKAGRATIPVYGRAYPEQAAYPAGVPYQAITPLQYTLAAGQRYAVGNLLPSEYYRAVTFDGSSPGDWTVIRGEKRYAQIQFGHRIMFVDLADVDVRLSFL; the protein is encoded by the coding sequence ATGCCCTACCTGACAACGCGCATCGCCCTCACGACAGCGGTGGTCGGGGCGGCGACCCTCATGCCGGCCGCCGCCGTCCCCGCGTCCAGCCCCACGCAAGACACCAGACAGCAGGAGTACGCAGCGGCCGCGGAACAGCACGGCGTCCCGGAGAGCGTGCTGCTCGCGGTGTCCTATCTGGAGTCCCGCTGGGACACCAACGCCGGCACGCCCAGCACCAGCGGCGGCTTCGGCCCGATGCACCTCACCGACGCCGAGTACGTGATGTCGCTGCCCACCGGCAACCACCACGACCACGACGGCGAGGACCCGCGCGGCGACGCCGCCCGCCCCGCCCGAAACGTCGACTCCGGCGGCGTGGCCGCCCCGGCGCCGCAAGCGCTGCAGACGCTCGACCGTGCCGCGGCGATCACGGGTGCGTCCGAGGCCGACCTGCGCACAACCCCCGCGGCGAACATCGCCGGTGGGGCGGCACTCCTGGCCTCGTACCAAAGAAGCATTGGTGGACCGGCGGGGAGCGCGAGCGACCCCGCGGCCTGGTATGGCGCGGTGGCCAGTTACAGCGGCGCGGACAGTGCCGATGCCGCGGCGGCCTTCGCCGACGAGGTCTTCGCGACGATGCGGAGCGGCGTGGCGCGGGTGACCGACGACGGGCAGCAGGTCACGCTGGCCGCGCGCGACGTGGCGCCGGCGCGGAGCTGGCTGTCCCGCCTCGGCCTGCGCAAACTTGCCCGCCCGGACGGCCTGGAGTGCCCGACGGACATCTCCTGCGAGTGGATCCCGGCGCCCTACCAGGACCTCGGCGGCGGCGACTACGGAAACCACGACAAGGGCAACAGACCCCAACAACAGAAGATCGAGTACATCGTCATCCACGACACCGAGGGATACTTCCAGCCGTCGGTTGACCTGGTGCTCGACCCCACGTACGTCAGCTGGCACTACACGCTCCGCTCCGTCGACGGCCACATCGCGCAGCACCTCAAGGCCAAGGACGTGGGGTGGCACGCCGGCAACTGGTACGTCAACGCGAAGGCCATCGGCCTCGAACACGAGGGCTTCGCCGCGCAGGGCACGTGGTACACGGAGGCGATGTACCGCACGTCGGCGAAGCTGGTGCGGCACCTCGCACTGCGGCTGGGCATCCCGCTGGACCGCAACCACATCATCGGCCACGACAACGTGCCCGGCACCGTGCCGTCCACGGTCCGCGGCATGCACTGGGACCCGGGACCCTACTGGGACTGGTCGCACTACTTCGACCTGCTCAAGGCGCCCTTCCACACGACCGGGTGGCCGGGCAGCGGGCTGGTGACGATCGACCCCGACTTCGCGGCGAACAAGCCGGCGTTCGTGGGCTGCTCCGGCGGCGCCACCGTGCCGTGCCCACCGCGCGGCTCGTCCGCCGTCATCCTCCGGACCGCGCCGGACGCCTCGGCCCCGCTGGTCAAGGACGTCGGCCTGCGCCCCGGCGGCGAGGACGCGACCATGCAAATCTCCGACCACGGCGCGCGGGTGTCGGCCGGCCAGACGTACGCGGTGGCCGACCGCCAGGGCGACTGGACGGCGATCTGGTACCTGGGGCAGAAGGCGTGGTTCCACAACCCACGCTCAGCGCCGGCGGCGAAGTGGGCCACCGGCCTGATCGTGACGCCAAAGGCGGGGAGGGCCACGATCCCGGTGTACGGGCGGGCCTACCCGGAGCAGGCCGCCTACCCGGCGGGTGTGCCCTATCAGGCGATCACGCCGCTGCAGTACACCTTGGCGGCCGGCCAGCGGTACGCCGTGGGCAACCTGCTGCCGAGCGAGTACTACCGCGCGGTCACGTTCGACGGCTCCTCACCCGGCGACTGGACGGTCATCCGGGGCGAGAAGAGGTACGCCCAGATCCAATTTGGACACCGGATCATGTTCGTGGATCTGGCCGACGTGGACGTACGCCTGTCGTTCCTCTAG
- a CDS encoding hemolysin family protein has product MTKVLITVVLLLGNAFFVGSEFALIASRRTVIEPLAETSRRARWALSAMNQIPLMIAGAQLGITVCALLLGAISEPALAHLLEGPFHALGVPDRALHPVAFVLALGIVVFLHTVIGEMVPKNITLAGPELSALWLGPAMLVFCLATKPLLLAMKWASRAVLRIWRVEATDAVKTVFTAEELAGLVSQARTEGLLDAEEHARITGALALGRRTAADALRPWAQVTTVAEDVSPASLEVLATRTGRSRFPVVHRATRRVLGFVHVKDVLGYEGPRRTAPVPEEIVRSLAVVPPERTLAELLLSMRRERRHMVLVSDGRAALGVVTLDDVLTAVMGPRGAPGR; this is encoded by the coding sequence ATGACTAAGGTCCTGATCACGGTCGTGCTGCTGCTGGGCAACGCGTTCTTCGTGGGTAGCGAGTTCGCGCTGATCGCCTCCCGCCGCACGGTCATCGAGCCACTCGCGGAGACCTCCCGGCGGGCCCGGTGGGCGCTCTCCGCGATGAACCAGATCCCCCTCATGATCGCCGGTGCCCAGCTGGGCATCACCGTCTGCGCCCTACTGCTCGGCGCGATCTCCGAACCGGCGCTGGCCCACCTGCTGGAGGGACCGTTCCACGCGCTCGGGGTGCCCGACCGCGCACTCCATCCGGTGGCGTTCGTGCTGGCGCTGGGCATCGTGGTCTTCCTGCACACGGTGATCGGCGAGATGGTCCCGAAGAACATCACGCTCGCCGGCCCGGAGCTCTCCGCGCTCTGGCTCGGGCCGGCGATGCTCGTCTTCTGCCTGGCCACCAAGCCGCTCCTGCTCGCGATGAAGTGGGCATCCCGCGCGGTGCTGCGGATCTGGCGGGTCGAGGCCACCGACGCGGTCAAGACCGTCTTCACCGCCGAGGAGTTGGCCGGCTTGGTGTCGCAGGCGCGTACCGAGGGCCTGCTCGACGCCGAGGAACACGCCCGCATCACCGGCGCCCTCGCCCTCGGCCGCCGCACGGCAGCGGACGCGCTCCGCCCGTGGGCGCAGGTCACGACCGTCGCGGAGGACGTCTCGCCGGCCTCGCTGGAGGTACTCGCCACCCGCACCGGCCGCTCGCGCTTTCCGGTGGTGCACCGGGCGACGCGGCGCGTGCTCGGCTTCGTGCACGTCAAGGACGTGCTCGGCTACGAGGGCCCGCGCCGTACCGCCCCGGTGCCCGAGGAGATCGTGCGCTCGCTGGCCGTGGTCCCACCCGAGCGCACGCTGGCCGAGCTGCTGCTCTCCATGCGCCGCGAGCGGCGCCACATGGTGCTGGTCAGCGACGGGCGGGCGGCGCTCGGGGTGGTCACCCTGGACGACGTGCTCACCGCCGTCATGGGTCCTCGTGGTGCGCCGGGGCGCTGA
- a CDS encoding VanZ family protein yields MRGWAFDFLSQPWPAITFLLLSALAVAVHRPLAERMRWATWPSLGMLLSVAIVLTLTLPPAPHVPIGVPGVADVDRCVGSLSDAGQLWRALISTTERGERVGNITMFVPATFFAVLAIRRPLLVAAVGVLMSGGIELTQSVMHLGRECVGYDWVNNTIGAILGVLLGVLAARVATRQPAGVGESPPR; encoded by the coding sequence GTGCGCGGCTGGGCCTTCGACTTCCTCTCCCAACCGTGGCCGGCGATCACGTTCCTGCTGCTGTCGGCTCTCGCCGTGGCGGTGCACCGGCCACTCGCGGAGCGGATGCGGTGGGCCACCTGGCCGAGCCTCGGCATGCTGCTCAGCGTCGCGATCGTGCTCACGCTCACGCTGCCACCCGCGCCGCACGTGCCGATCGGGGTCCCCGGCGTGGCCGACGTCGACAGGTGCGTGGGCTCGCTGTCCGACGCCGGGCAGCTGTGGCGGGCATTGATCTCGACCACCGAGCGGGGCGAACGGGTCGGCAACATCACGATGTTCGTACCCGCGACGTTCTTCGCCGTCCTCGCCATCCGGCGCCCGCTGCTCGTGGCGGCCGTGGGAGTGCTCATGTCCGGCGGGATCGAGCTCACCCAGTCCGTGATGCACCTGGGTCGGGAGTGCGTCGGGTACGACTGGGTCAACAACACCATCGGCGCGATCCTGGGCGTACTGCTCGGCGTGCTCGCCGCACGGGTGGCAACCCGTCAACCCGCTGGCGTGGGAGAATCACCGCCGAGGTGA
- a CDS encoding cell division protein CrgA produces the protein MPKSQVRKKKVYTPPTDVRPSAAQAAKKPSPIWLPITAVGLIFAGIGWLVVYYLTETAYPVESWGYWNLAVGFGSMVASLILLSRWR, from the coding sequence GTGCCCAAGTCACAGGTCCGGAAGAAGAAGGTCTACACCCCGCCGACCGACGTTCGTCCGTCGGCAGCGCAGGCAGCCAAAAAGCCGAGCCCGATCTGGCTGCCGATCACCGCGGTGGGGCTCATCTTCGCCGGCATCGGATGGCTCGTCGTCTACTACTTGACCGAGACCGCCTACCCCGTCGAGTCCTGGGGCTACTGGAATCTCGCGGTCGGTTTCGGCTCGATGGTCGCCTCGCTGATCCTGCTGTCTCGCTGGCGGTGA
- a CDS encoding DUF881 domain-containing protein yields MEYTSGGASWREALRTAASGLFSRPAGRRRSPWSIGVPLIAIAAGLLFTTSATTANGTSLREDRRPQLAQLIEDRRERVEESDERRAALRTEVEAATQALAGSDTPIAEQRNRGDASLQGAGFTALKGPGLTVELDDAPRLNETRPGNPSNDDLVVHQSDVQAVVNALWAGGAEAMSIMGVRVISTSAVRCVGNTLLLHGRVYSPPFRITAIGDPARLRGALDASDGVRLFRDAVDHFGLGYQETVEGSVTVPAYDGSSALSEVEVPK; encoded by the coding sequence GTGGAGTACACCTCCGGCGGCGCCTCTTGGCGCGAAGCGCTGCGCACAGCCGCGTCGGGACTCTTCTCCCGCCCCGCTGGTCGGCGGCGTTCTCCCTGGTCAATCGGTGTCCCACTGATCGCGATCGCGGCCGGGCTGCTCTTCACCACCAGCGCCACCACTGCCAACGGCACCTCGCTGCGCGAGGACCGCCGCCCACAGCTCGCCCAGCTCATCGAAGACCGGCGGGAGCGGGTCGAGGAGAGCGACGAGCGGCGGGCCGCACTGCGCACCGAGGTCGAGGCGGCCACACAGGCACTCGCCGGCTCTGACACCCCGATCGCCGAGCAGCGAAACCGCGGTGACGCGAGCCTGCAGGGCGCGGGCTTCACCGCGCTGAAGGGGCCTGGCCTCACCGTCGAGCTCGACGACGCGCCTCGGCTGAACGAGACGCGGCCGGGCAACCCGAGCAACGACGACCTCGTCGTGCACCAGAGCGACGTTCAGGCGGTGGTCAACGCGCTGTGGGCCGGCGGAGCCGAGGCGATGTCGATCATGGGTGTCCGGGTGATCTCCACCAGCGCGGTACGCTGCGTGGGCAACACCCTCCTGTTGCACGGCAGGGTCTACTCCCCGCCCTTCAGGATCACCGCGATCGGCGATCCGGCGCGGCTGCGCGGCGCCTTGGACGCCTCAGATGGTGTGCGCCTCTTCCGCGACGCCGTCGACCACTTCGGCTTGGGCTACCAGGAGACCGTGGAAGGGAGCGTGACCGTGCCGGCATACGACGGTTCCAGCGCTCTCAGCGAGGTCGAGGTGCCGAAGTGA
- a CDS encoding class E sortase → MPLDRTETPTAIIPAVPSDATGLLGAVPPVPPRPDSPADSAADRPAPVQPRRGERVVKLRPEQTDEGYKSVYSELTRPTIGSRIRTGVRGLGEIMITFGVVVLLFAAYEVWGTTAVIGSHQDTLDQQLSEEWDQPDPTVGPTPSASPNPLAGNAIARLYIPKLAKQWVVVEGVTQKDIRYAPGHYPSSADPGKIGNFAVAGHRNRATFWRLDELDPGDAIVVETKTDWYVYKVVQTRIVLPTQVEVVAPVPGRPGVRPTQAMVTLTTCNPKFDNYQRLIVHGELSRKQARSAGQPAELG, encoded by the coding sequence GTGCCGCTCGACCGGACCGAGACGCCCACGGCCATCATCCCGGCCGTGCCGTCGGACGCGACCGGCCTGCTCGGCGCCGTCCCGCCGGTGCCGCCCCGACCCGACTCGCCCGCTGACAGCGCCGCGGACCGTCCCGCACCGGTCCAGCCGCGGCGAGGCGAGCGCGTGGTCAAGCTGCGGCCGGAGCAGACCGACGAGGGCTACAAGAGCGTGTACTCCGAGCTCACCCGCCCGACGATCGGCTCGCGCATCCGCACCGGCGTCCGCGGCCTCGGCGAAATCATGATCACGTTTGGCGTGGTGGTGCTGCTCTTCGCCGCGTACGAGGTGTGGGGCACCACCGCGGTCATCGGCTCCCACCAGGACACGCTCGACCAGCAGCTCAGCGAGGAGTGGGACCAGCCGGACCCGACCGTCGGGCCCACGCCGAGCGCCTCACCCAACCCGCTCGCCGGCAACGCGATCGCCCGCCTGTACATCCCGAAGCTGGCCAAGCAGTGGGTGGTCGTGGAAGGCGTGACGCAGAAGGACATCCGGTACGCGCCCGGCCACTACCCCAGCAGCGCCGACCCCGGCAAGATCGGCAATTTCGCGGTCGCCGGGCACCGCAACCGGGCCACCTTCTGGCGGCTGGACGAGCTCGACCCCGGCGACGCGATCGTGGTGGAGACCAAGACCGACTGGTACGTGTACAAGGTCGTACAGACCCGCATCGTGCTGCCGACGCAGGTCGAGGTCGTGGCGCCGGTGCCCGGCCGTCCGGGCGTCAGGCCGACCCAGGCCATGGTCACGCTCACCACCTGCAACCCGAAGTTCGACAACTACCAGCGCCTGATCGTCCACGGCGAACTGTCCCGCAAGCAGGCCCGATCTGCCGGCCAGCCCGCGGAGCTGGGTTAG
- a CDS encoding aminodeoxychorismate/anthranilate synthase component II has translation MRVLVIDNYDSFVFNLVQYLGQLGADCDVRRNDEIDLAAVGRTGAAGILLSPGPGTPERAGICMDVIREYGGKLPIFGVCLGHQAFGAAYGATVNRAPELLHGKTSDVHHKGAGVLAGLPDPFTATRYHSLAVVESTLPDEIEVTGRTDSGVVMAMRHRELPIEGVQFHPESVLTEGGHVMLANWLATCGLPSAVDRAPALAAEIEERRRAAFAS, from the coding sequence ATGCGCGTCCTCGTGATCGACAATTACGACTCGTTCGTTTTCAACCTGGTCCAGTACCTGGGCCAGCTCGGCGCCGACTGCGACGTGCGGCGCAACGACGAGATCGACCTGGCCGCCGTCGGCCGCACCGGCGCCGCGGGCATCCTGCTCTCCCCCGGGCCGGGTACACCGGAGCGCGCCGGAATCTGCATGGACGTGATCCGGGAGTACGGCGGGAAGCTGCCCATCTTCGGCGTGTGCCTGGGCCACCAGGCGTTCGGCGCGGCGTACGGCGCGACGGTCAACCGTGCGCCCGAGCTGCTGCACGGCAAGACCTCGGACGTGCACCACAAGGGCGCGGGGGTGCTTGCCGGTCTGCCCGACCCGTTCACGGCGACGCGCTACCACTCCCTGGCCGTGGTCGAGTCGACGCTGCCGGACGAGATCGAAGTGACCGGTCGCACGGATTCCGGCGTGGTCATGGCGATGCGCCACCGCGAACTCCCGATCGAGGGCGTGCAGTTTCACCCCGAGTCGGTGCTCACCGAGGGCGGCCACGTCATGCTGGCCAACTGGCTGGCCACCTGCGGCCTGCCGAGCGCGGTCGACCGTGCGCCCGCGCTCGCCGCGGAGATCGAGGAACGCCGCCGCGCCGCCTTCGCGTCCTAG